One window of Quercus robur chromosome 12, dhQueRobu3.1, whole genome shotgun sequence genomic DNA carries:
- the LOC126707926 gene encoding carboxylesterase 1-like, whose product MSSQTAPSNPTVDPYQHLQIALNADGTITRLQEIPNTAPTPDPSHPTPVLSKDVPLNQSNNTWVRIFLPREALDHNSSTKLPLTVYFHGGGFILYSAASSISHDHCANMAIDLHVIIVSVEYRLAPEHRLPAAYDDAMEALHWIKTTPNDWIRDYADLSNTFIMGSSAGGNIAYHAGLRAAMEIDKLEPLVIRGLILHQPGFGGSQRTQSELMDNDPNLPLSVCDLLWELSLPIANRDHEYCNPKVGDGPQLLEKIKLLGWKVLVVGCDGDILFEHQIELVKLMREKGVSVVSQFGEGGYHGIDIFEPAKTKALLKNFILSSLVA is encoded by the coding sequence ATGTCAAGTCAAACTGCTCCCTCAAATCCCACTGTTGATCCCTACCAACACCTCCAAATCGCCCTCAATGCCGACGGCACGATCACACGCCTCCAAGAAATCCCGAACACTGCACCCACACCTGATCCTAGCCACCCCACTCCAGTTCTCTCCAAAGACGTCCCTCTAAACCAATCAAACAACACCTGGGTCAGAATATTCCTACCCAGAGAAGCACTTGATCATAACTCCTCCACTAAACTGCCTCTCACAGTTTACTTCCATGGAGGAGGGTTCATCCTTTACAGTGCAGCCTCATCAATTTCCCATGATCATTGTGCCAACATGGCAATTGATCTCCATGTCATCATCGTATCCGTGGAGTACCGCCTCGCCCCAGAGCACCGTCTGCCGGCGGCTTATGATGATGCTATGGAAGCGTTACATTGGATCAAAACCACCCCAAATGATTGGATAAGAGATTATGCTGATTTATCTAACACATTTATTATGGGTAGTAGTGCTGGTGGTAACATAGCCTACCATGCAGGATTACGAGCAGCCATGGAAATCGATAAACTTGAGCCTTTGGTGATCAGAGGGTTGATATTGCATCAACCAGGCTTTGGTGGGTCGCAAAGGACTCAATCAGAATTGATGGACAATGATCCAAATTTGCCACTAAGTGTTTGTGATCTACTGTGGGAATTGTCATTGCCAATTGCTAACCGCGACCATGAGTATTGCAATCCAAAGGTTGGAGATGGGCCTCAGCTTCTGGAAAAGATCAAGCTGCTAGGATGGAAGGTCTTGGTGGTGGGCTGTGATGGAGACATATTGTTTGAACATCAAATTGAGCTGGTAAAACTGATGAGAGAAAAGGGTGTGTCAGTGGTGAGCCAATTTGGTGAGGGGGGTTATCATGGGATAGATATATTTGAGCCTGCCAAAACTAAGGCACTCCttaaaaatttcatattatCCTCATTGGTTGCCTAG
- the LOC126707919 gene encoding carboxylesterase 1-like, translating to MSGDQTAPPVSTIDPYEYLQIIQNSDGTIKRLYEIPSTPAAPDHNGSTPVITKDVTLNPNHNTWVRIFLPRQALDNTSTNNSVGNTKLPLIVYYHGGGFILLSADSTMNHDFCFNMALQLSAVIVSVEYRLAPEHRLPAAYDDAVEALHWIKCTQEKLLRDFADYSKCFLMGTSAGGNIAYHVGLRASTAVGDFEPLKIKGLILHHPFFGGSKRTESELRLLNAPVLPLCSTDLMWKLALPIGVDRDHEYCNPTVGDGFDQFDQIRELGWWVVVTGCDGDPLIDRQMELVEMLKKKGVKVEAQFNEGDYHGVELMDATKANALSVFLRHFLEKCC from the coding sequence ATGTCCGGAGACCAAACTGCACCACCGGTTTCCACCATTGATCCCTATGAGTACCTCCAAATCATCCAAAACAGTGACGGTACCATCAAACGTCTCTACGAAATTCCTAGCACCCCTGCCGCACCTGATCACAACGGTTCCACCCCTGTGATCACCAAAGATGTCACTCTCAACCCAAATCACAACACTTGGGTCCGAATATTCTTACCTCGCCAAGCACTAGATAACACCTCCACCAACAACAGTGTCGGTAATACAAAACTTCCTCTCATTGTGTACTACCATGGTGgtggttttattcttttaagtgCTGATTCCACCATGAATCATGACTTTTGCTTCAACATGGCACTTCAACTCTCCGCCGTGATCGTCTCCGTCGAATACCGTCTCGCTCCCGAGCACCGCCTTCCTGCGGCGTACGACGATGCAGTGGAAGCGTTACATTGGATCAAATGTACACAAGAAAAATTGTTACGTGACTTTGCTGATTATTCCAAGTGTTTTCTAATGGGTACTAGTGCGGGTGGCAATATAGCCTATCACGTGGGGCTACGTGCATCTACAGCCGTTGGTGATTTTGAACCATTGAAGATCAAAGGGCTGATTTTGCACCACCCGTTCTTTGGTGGGTCAAAAAGGACTGAATCCGAGCTAAGGTTGCTCAACGCTCCAGTTTTGCCACTATGCAGTACTGATTTGATGTGGAAATTGGCTTTGCCAATTGGGGTTGACCGTGATCATGAGTATTGCAATCCAACGGTGGGTGATggatttgatcaatttgatcAAATTAGAGAGCTGGGTTGGTGGGTTGTGGTGACAGGTTGTGATGGAGACCCATTGATAGACCGTCAGATGGAGCTGGTAGAAATGTTGAAGAAGAAGGGTGTTAAGGTAGAGGCACAATTTAATGAAGGAGATTATCATGGGGTGGAGCTAATGGATGCCACGAAAGCTAATGCACTGTCTGTGTTCCTAAGGCATTTCCTAGAAAAATGCTGCTAG